The following are encoded together in the Thermomicrobiales bacterium genome:
- a CDS encoding YtxH domain-containing protein, whose product MLGRMRTALKFFSVGLAAGVLFAPRGGAETRHQIRAWIMREN is encoded by the coding sequence ATGCTTGGCAGGATGCGCACTGCGCTGAAGTTCTTTTCCGTCGGATTGGCTGCCGGCGTCCTCTTCGCGCCACGCGGCGGAGCTGAGACCCGCCACCAGATCCGCGCCTGGATCATGCGCGAGAACTGA
- a CDS encoding YtxH domain-containing protein yields the protein MFQREESRHDLAFMAGVIIGAISGAIAALALTPMSGAETREKLRETSSNLGPVKDKVTTTASQAVAPVKEKAAGAVSAASQAVGPMKEKAADAVSSASQAVGPVKEKAAEFAAKSPLPVGSKHDEQDVVMSEDVARDAVDDAVDAASDAAEAAQDAAKDAAAKVEDATS from the coding sequence ATGTTCCAACGCGAAGAGAGTCGTCACGATCTGGCCTTTATGGCCGGCGTGATTATCGGTGCCATCTCCGGCGCAATTGCCGCGCTCGCGCTGACACCAATGTCTGGCGCGGAGACACGCGAGAAGCTGCGGGAGACATCCAGCAATCTCGGTCCGGTCAAGGACAAGGTCACGACGACGGCCAGCCAGGCTGTCGCGCCGGTCAAGGAGAAAGCCGCCGGGGCGGTCAGCGCGGCCAGCCAGGCCGTCGGCCCGATGAAGGAGAAGGCTGCCGACGCCGTCAGCTCCGCCAGCCAGGCCGTCGGACCGGTGAAGGAGAAGGCCGCCGAGTTCGCGGCGAAGTCACCGCTGCCGGTGGGCAGCAAGCATGACGAGCAGGATGTCGTCATGAGCGAGGACGTTGCTCGTGACGCGGTGGACGACGCTGTCGACGCAGCGTCCGACGCCGCAGAGGCAGCTCAGGATGCGGCGAAGGACGCAGCGGCCAAGGTCGAAGACGCGACGTCCTGA
- the sucC gene encoding ADP-forming succinate--CoA ligase subunit beta: protein MNIHEYQAAELLAEYGIPVNAGEVVTTADAAAAAIERLVGPQGTVAIKAQVHTGGRGKAGGIKLASSPDEARDRAGQILGMDIRGHVVQKVYVVPAVEIEREYYLGIILDRGASGITLMASAEGGVDIEEVARETPEKIIRMTADRQMGLLDYQARQVAFDLGIEPDLINGFAKIAKQLYAAFVGSDASLAEINPLILTRDRQWMALDSKVTIDDNALPRHPGFEDLRDMAEENETELRAKANGISFVKLDGNIGCVVNGAGLAMATMDAVKLYGGEPANFLDVGGGASAEQVAMALQMILEDTNVKAILFNIFGGITRGDLVAQGIVEAMNTVGVNVPMVIRLVGTNQAEGRKILADAGLSSYETMSEAAQQAVAVAQ from the coding sequence GTGAATATCCACGAATATCAGGCGGCGGAGCTGTTGGCCGAGTACGGGATACCGGTCAACGCAGGTGAGGTCGTGACGACGGCGGATGCCGCCGCCGCGGCAATAGAGCGGCTTGTCGGACCACAGGGGACGGTCGCGATCAAGGCGCAAGTCCATACCGGAGGCCGGGGCAAAGCCGGTGGGATCAAGCTGGCGTCGTCGCCGGATGAGGCGCGCGACAGGGCCGGCCAGATTCTCGGTATGGATATTCGTGGGCATGTCGTGCAGAAGGTGTACGTCGTTCCGGCCGTTGAGATCGAGCGCGAGTATTACCTCGGTATCATCCTCGATCGTGGCGCGAGCGGTATTACCCTGATGGCCAGCGCCGAGGGCGGCGTTGATATTGAAGAGGTCGCCCGCGAGACGCCGGAGAAGATCATTCGGATGACGGCGGATCGCCAGATGGGTCTGCTCGACTATCAGGCGCGCCAGGTAGCGTTCGATCTGGGCATTGAGCCGGATCTGATCAACGGCTTCGCGAAGATTGCCAAGCAGCTGTACGCCGCGTTCGTCGGCTCCGACGCATCACTGGCCGAGATCAACCCGCTGATCCTGACCAGGGATCGGCAGTGGATGGCACTCGACTCCAAGGTGACGATCGATGATAACGCGCTGCCACGTCACCCGGGTTTCGAAGATCTCCGCGACATGGCCGAGGAGAACGAGACAGAGCTGCGCGCCAAGGCGAACGGCATCTCCTTCGTCAAGCTGGATGGCAATATCGGCTGCGTCGTCAATGGCGCTGGGCTGGCGATGGCGACGATGGACGCCGTCAAGCTCTACGGCGGCGAGCCGGCCAACTTCCTCGATGTCGGCGGCGGTGCGAGTGCCGAGCAGGTCGCGATGGCGCTGCAGATGATTCTGGAAGATACGAACGTCAAGGCGATCCTGTTCAACATCTTTGGCGGCATTACCCGTGGCGATCTGGTCGCGCAGGGCATCGTTGAGGCGATGAACACCGTCGGCGTCAACGTGCCGATGGTTATCCGGCTGGTCGGCACGAATCAGGCCGAGGGCCGCAAGATCCTCGCTGACGCTGGGTTGAGCAGTTACGAGACGATGAGTGAAGCGGCTCAGCAGGCCGTCGCAGTCGCGCAGTAG
- the sucD gene encoding succinate--CoA ligase subunit alpha, with protein MSILVGNETRLLVQGITGREASFHTIQMVEYGTPVVAGVTPGRSGREVSGVPVFDTVAQAVEKTGADTSIIFVPAAFAPDAILEAADNGIKLIICISENIPTNDMVKVYDHVQRRGARLIGPNCPGLITPGQAKIGIMPGYIHTPGKVGLVSRSGTLTYEAVWSLTQSGLGQSTVVGIGGDPIIGTKFIDVLEMFENDPETEAIVMIGEIGGTDENDAAEFIKSNVTKPMAKASSLAVRHLGQAQRATPARSSLAAPAQRRRRSKPSTPPASKWLTARLG; from the coding sequence ATGAGTATTCTGGTAGGCAACGAAACGCGGCTGCTGGTCCAGGGCATTACCGGCCGCGAGGCCAGCTTCCACACGATCCAGATGGTTGAGTACGGCACACCCGTCGTCGCCGGCGTCACGCCGGGCCGCAGTGGCCGCGAGGTGAGCGGCGTGCCTGTGTTCGACACGGTCGCGCAGGCGGTCGAGAAGACCGGCGCAGACACCTCGATCATCTTCGTCCCGGCGGCCTTCGCACCGGACGCGATCCTCGAAGCAGCCGACAACGGCATCAAGCTGATCATCTGCATCAGCGAGAACATCCCGACCAACGACATGGTCAAGGTCTACGACCACGTCCAGCGCCGTGGCGCGCGCCTGATCGGGCCGAACTGCCCAGGGTTGATCACGCCGGGTCAGGCGAAGATCGGCATCATGCCGGGCTACATCCACACGCCCGGTAAGGTCGGCCTCGTCTCGCGCTCCGGCACGCTCACTTACGAGGCGGTCTGGTCGCTGACGCAGTCTGGCCTCGGCCAGTCGACCGTCGTCGGCATCGGCGGTGATCCGATCATCGGCACCAAGTTTATCGACGTGCTGGAGATGTTCGAGAACGACCCGGAGACCGAGGCGATCGTCATGATCGGCGAGATCGGCGGCACCGACGAGAACGACGCCGCCGAGTTCATCAAGTCGAACGTGACCAAGCCGATGGCGAAGGCTTCATCGCTGGCCGTACGGCACCTCGGGCAAGCGCAGCGGGCCACGCCGGCGCGATCATCTCTGGCGGCACCGGCACAGCGCAGGAGAAGATCGAAGCCCTCAACGCCGCCGGCGTCGAAGTGGCTGACAGCCCGGCTGGGGTAG
- a CDS encoding GNAT family N-acetyltransferase: MAEIFRTARLRVRPWTASERDVAAAFAIYGEPEVQRYLFSGPADADIEVTRAWLTRFVAEADPTAATGSWAVELPGGGAAIGTAILKPVVMNGVEDIEVGFHLARSVWGRGYATELATALLSYAFSTLPVSRIISFAHPDNAASRRVLVKAGFRETGVGEFKDVPVVTYVVERG, encoded by the coding sequence ATGGCTGAGATCTTTCGGACGGCGCGATTGCGTGTGCGGCCGTGGACGGCGAGTGAGCGTGATGTCGCGGCGGCCTTCGCGATCTATGGCGAGCCGGAGGTGCAGCGGTATCTGTTCTCCGGTCCGGCGGACGCGGACATCGAGGTCACGCGTGCCTGGCTGACCAGGTTCGTTGCCGAGGCTGATCCGACCGCGGCGACCGGTAGTTGGGCGGTTGAGCTGCCTGGTGGTGGCGCTGCGATTGGGACGGCGATCCTGAAGCCGGTCGTCATGAACGGCGTCGAGGACATCGAGGTCGGGTTTCATCTGGCTCGTTCGGTCTGGGGACGCGGCTACGCGACCGAGCTGGCCACCGCCCTGCTCTCCTATGCGTTCTCCACACTGCCAGTCTCACGCATCATCAGCTTCGCCCACCCCGACAACGCCGCCTCCCGCCGCGTGCTTGTGAAGGCTGGCTTCCGCGAAACGGGTGTCGGTGAGTTCAAAGACGTGCCGGTCGTGACGTATGTGGTCGAGCGGGGGTGA